Sequence from the Seonamhaeicola sp. ML3 genome:
AATCGCTCTTTTTGTAAAACAAGATTTAGATGTTAATAACGCCCCCGATTTCCAAACCGGATTCAACCTTAAAGTCCCATTAAAAAAGGGATTATAAGAACTCCTACCTTAATTTTATCAAAAAATCACTTCTGTTAATTTCAAGTTAAAATCCAACTTAAATTAAACCTTTTTCAAGCGTTCTAGTCAAAAAGCCAAATAAACTTTTAAACCTAGATAAAATGAAAAAATTAATATTAATCGCCTTAGCTTTTGTTTCAATCCAAGCTTTTGCACAACCAAATGAAGGCCAAAACAAAAAAAAGAGAATGCATAAAATGCATAATCTTACACCAGAACAAGCTGCTACAATGCAGACTAAAAAAATGACTTTGCATTTAGATTTGAACGAAAAACAGCAAAAAGAAATCTATGCTATTATGCTGGCCAATGCAGAGGCTAGAAAAGCTAAAATGGAAGAATTTAAAGCTAAACGTGAAAGTGGTGAAATGAAAAGACCTACAGAAGAAGAACGCTTTAAAATGGCAGAAGCCAGATTAGACCAGCAAATTGCGATGAAGGCGAAAATGAAAGACATATTAAATGAAGAACAATTTGCCAAATGGGAAAAAGCCAAAGCAAGAATGGCTCACAAGGCAAAACAAAAAAAGGGAGAAATGAAAAAAAGGGGCAATAAAAAAAGACCCGAGTAAGATTTTAGTTGATTGATTATAGTTTGAAAAGAAAAAGGCAATTCTGAATTTTGAATTGCCTTTTTCTCTGTTATAATGTTTTTGCAACTTCAGCAATAACCTTAATGGTAAAATCTAGGTCTTCATAACTCAAGGCATCTGTAATAAACCACGTTTCAAAAGCACTTGGCGCAATATATACGCCTTTACTTAACAAACCATGGAAAAACTTTTTAAACGTTTCGTTATTTCCTTTGGCTGCCGTATCGAAGTCTACCACCTCGGCGTCATCAAAATGTACCGAAATCATAGACCCTACTCTGTTAATGGTATGAACAACATTATTTTCACTCAACACCTTAGCAATGCCTGTGTGCAGATACTTTGTTTTAGCTTCTAAGCGCTCAAAAACCTCTACATCGCTGTTCAGCTCACTCAACATAGCCAATCCAGCAGCCATAGCTAACGGATTTCCACTCAAGGTTCCAGCTTGGTATACTGGCCCCAAAGGTGCTAAATAATTCATTATTTCATTTCTAGCTGCAAATGCTCCAACGGGCAAACCGCCGCCAATAACTTTTCCAAAACAAACAATATCTGCCTTAATACCAAACAATTCCTGTGCACCACCTTTAGACAGCCTGAAACCCGTCATTACCTCATCGAATATAAGCAAGATATCGTTGTCATCGCATATCTCTCTTAAAGCCTGCAAAAACCCTTCTTTTGGTGGAATACACCCCATGTTTCCGGCTACAGGTTCAATTATTACACACGCTATTTCACCTTTATTGGCACTAATAAGTTGGCTTACATTATCTATGTCGTTGTACTTAGCCAATAACGTGTCTTTAGCCGTACCTTGAGTCACTCCCGGACTATTTGGGGTTCCGAAGGTACTAGCACCACTACCGGCCTGAATTAAAAACGAATCGCTATGCCCATGATAACACCCAGCAAATTTTATAACCTTATCCTTACCGGTAAACCCTCTTGCCAACCTAACGGCACTCATACATGCCTCGGTTCCGGAATTTACAAACCTAATTTTATCAATATTTGGAACCATCGAAACGGCCAACTCTGCAATTTGAGTCTCGATTTCGGTAGGCATTCCAAACGATGTTCCTTTTTTTG
This genomic interval carries:
- the hemL gene encoding glutamate-1-semialdehyde 2,1-aminomutase gives rise to the protein MIYKRSSALFAEAEKVIPGGVNSPVRAFKGVGGTPIFVKEAKGAYLFDEDGNRLIDYINSWGPMILGHAHKPVVDAVVNKAKKGTSFGMPTEIETQIAELAVSMVPNIDKIRFVNSGTEACMSAVRLARGFTGKDKVIKFAGCYHGHSDSFLIQAGSGASTFGTPNSPGVTQGTAKDTLLAKYNDIDNVSQLISANKGEIACVIIEPVAGNMGCIPPKEGFLQALREICDDNDILLIFDEVMTGFRLSKGGAQELFGIKADIVCFGKVIGGGLPVGAFAARNEIMNYLAPLGPVYQAGTLSGNPLAMAAGLAMLSELNSDVEVFERLEAKTKYLHTGIAKVLSENNVVHTINRVGSMISVHFDDAEVVDFDTAAKGNNETFKKFFHGLLSKGVYIAPSAFETWFITDALSYEDLDFTIKVIAEVAKTL